GCACGGGCCACCAGCCAGGCGATGACCGTGCTGGAGGCCGCCGGCTTCGACGTGATCCTCGTCGAGACGGTCGGGGTGGGCCAGTCGGAGATCACGGTGGCCGGCATGGTCGACACGTTCTTGTTCCTCACGATCGCGCGTACCGGCGACCAGCTGCAGGGCATCAAGAAGGGCATCCTCGAGATCGCCGACGTCGTCGCGGTCAACAAGGCCGACGGGGACCGCGCGCAGGAGGCGGAGGCCACGTCGAAGGAGCTCGCCGGGGCGCTGCGGCTCGTGTACGCCGGCGGGACCGGCTGGGTCCCACCGGTGCTGAGCTGCTCGGCCCTCGAGGGGACCGGCATCGACACGGTCTGGAGCCGGATCATCCGTCACCGCGAGTTCCTGGGCACCCGTGGCCTGCGGGAGAAGCGCGCGCAGCAGCAGCTCGACTTCACCTGGGCGCTCGTGCGCGACGAGCTGGACCAGCGCCTGCGCACGGATCCGGCCGTCGCCGCCGTCCGTGAGGAGATCCGCGAGGCCGTCCTCTCGGGCGAGATGCCGGCCGCCACGGCCGCCGACCGCATCCTCGAGGCCTACGACTCCTGACCCCGCCCCGCCCTGACCCGCGACTGGCGCAAGGTGAAGGAAGTGGGACGGCGTGTCGTGCAGAACTGCGCCACTCGCGGTCCGGACTGCGCCACTCGCGTGTGCGTCGCGGTGTGGCACGATCGGCGCGTGAAGCGATCAGTGACAGCCCACCTGGAGCTCTACCTGCACGGGGAGGCCGACCTGATCTTCTCGATCGCGGTCGCGGAGGGCAGTGACTGTCAGGAGACCCTCGAGATCACCTCGGGCGGGACCCCGCTGCAGGCGCACGTGGTGGCCGGACGCCACGGCACCCGACTGCACCGGCTGACCGGCCGGCCCGGGCCGATGGTCATCGACTACTCGGCCGACGTCCTGGGCCAGGCCGCCCCGGCGCCGGTCGAGGAGCTCGACATCATCGAGTACCGCCGGCCGAGCCGCTACTGCGAGTCCGACACGCTGTTCGCCACTGCCCGCTCGGAGTTCGCGGGGCTCCAGGGCAAGGACCTGCTCGACGCGGTCAGCTCGTGGGTCGGCGACCGCCTGACGTACGTGCCGGGCGCCAGCCAGCCGACCGACGGGGCCGTGGCGACGATGCTCGCGCGCCGCGGGGTCTGTCGGGACTATGCGCACCTGGTGGTGGCGCTGCTGCGTGCCCTGGACGTCCCCACACGTCTCGCCTCGGTCTACGCGCCGGGCCTGTTCCCGATGGACTTCCACGCGGTCGCCGAGGCGTACGTCGAGGGCAGCTGGCACGTCGTCGACGCGACCGCGCTGGCGCCGCGCAGCTCGCTCGTGCGCATCGCCACCGGCCAGGACGCCTCCGAGACGGCCTTCCTGAGCCAGCACGGTGCGGCCGTCGACCTGCGCTGGATGGCGATCAGCGCGGTCGTCGACGAGCTGCCCCGCGACGACCTGTCCCAGCTGGTCCCGCTGCGCTGATCAGGCGTGGGCGCGGCGGGCCGAGGCGGTCGCCTCGCTCAGCTCGTCCGCGGTCATGCGCGGACCGTAGCCAGGCGTGCCGGGCTGGATGCGCCATCCCTCGGAGAGCGGACCGAGGTCGACGACGTCGAAGCCGATCTCGTCGATGAAGGCGCTCACCGCGGCCTTGGCGCCCGCGTCGTCGCCCGCGACGATCAGGGCGCGGCGCCCCGGGGTCCCGGCCGGCGCCGCCTGTTCCGTGATGTCCGCGGCCGCGATGTGGTTGAACGCCTTGACGACGTGCGCACCCGGGAGCCGGTCCTGGAGCATCTCCGAGCTCGTGGTCGACTCGTCGTCCAGGGCGGCGACCTGGCCGTCGCGCTGCGGGTAGTAGTTGTTCGTGTCGATGACGGTCTTGCCCGCCAGCGGCTCGGCCGGAACGCTGTCGATCGCCTTGAACGGGATCGTGACGACGACGATGTCGCCTGCGGCGGCGGCCTCGGCCGGGGTCGCGGCGCGCGCGTGGGGACCGAGCTCGTCGACGAGCTCGGTCAAGGTCTCGGGTCCGCGCGAGTTGCTGAGCACGACGTCATGGCCGTGCGCGGTGGCGGAGCGAGCGATCTGGCTGCCGATGAGTCCGGCGCCGATGAGTCCGATGGTGGTCATGTGGGTGGAACGTCCCCGTGCCCCGGCGCATTCCGACGCGGCGCCGCGGGCCCCACCGGAAGGACTAGGACGACGTAGTTCCAAATAACTATGGCGACGCGAATGTCAAGACTGCACTTTGGTGCTGGGGTTCGTTACGTTCGTCCAGAGACATGGGGCGCGCAAGCGTCGCGGGGTCGGCCGTCTCGGGGGGACGGCCGGCCCCTCGCCATGTCGTGGGCTCCTCGCGCGACACCTGGGACCCCGCCGCGGTTGTGTACGCTTGGCCGGGAATCTACGTGGGGGTCGAGTGGTAGCGGGCAGAAGGCTCAAGAGCACAGTTCGCCGGTTGAACCGGTCCGCCGGAGAGCTCCAGCCCCTTCTGGACTCCCGCCTCTTCGACCCGTGGTACTACGCGCTCCAGACGGGCCGGACGGTGACGCCGGACGAGGCGGCCCGGCACTACGTCGACGTGGGTGCGGCCGAGGGCCTGCTGCCCAATCCCCTGACCGACGTCGACGCGACGTGTCTCGGCCCCGACGAGGTCGTCGCGGCGCTGCTCGACGGGTCGGCGCGGCTGTTCCCGATCCGGCCGATGCTCGACGACGTCGCGCTCGCCGCGGAGTCGACGGCCGTGACCGATCACCCGGGCGGCCCCGTCGGCTGCTACCTCGAGCTCGCCCACGCCGGAGCGCCGGTCCCACAGCTCGGCACGCTCGGCTGGAACCGGTTCGTCAAGCTCCGTCAGCGCCAGGCCTCGGTGCTCGCCAGGACCGTGCGTTCGGGACTGTTCGATCGCGACTACTACGAGCTGCAGGCGGGCCGCCCGTTCGGGGGTGACACCGCGGCGATCTGGCACTTCCTCGAGGAGGGGGAGTCGGCCGGCCTCAGCCCCAACCCGCTGTACGAGCGGCTCTGGTCGCGCAGCGAGGTGAAGGGTCAGGCCCCGCTCGCGTTCTCGCACTTCCTGCGCACCGGCCAGGTCCGGGGAGCCGCCGGCCCGCACTTCGACGGCGCCACCCACCTCGAGCAGCACCCCGAGGCGGCCGACCACCCCGGGGGACCCCTGGGCCACTGGCTCGAGCACGCGGACGACTCGACCCTCACGGTTCCCCATCCCACGTCCGGTGTCGAGCCGGTCGAGCTCGGCACCCTGCGGGCCACCATGTACCGCGTCGCAGGCGAGCTGGGCGCCCAGGAGCAGCTGCTGCGTCGCCCGCCGACGACGGTGGCGCACTGGTGGTTGAACACCGTGGTCCCGCCGGCGGGCGATCCCGACGCCACGGTCGTCATCGTCAGTGACGGACGCGAGTGGGGCGACGCGACGCCGGCGAACCTCGACCGCGTCCTGAACCAGCAGCACGAGCGGTGGACCTTGCGGGTGGCGGTCGACGCCGGACGCCCGGTGCCGGCCTCGTTGGCCGAGCTCCGCGACCTCGGTCGGGTCGTGCTCGTCGAGACCTCGGCGACCTCGTGGGCCGAGCGGGTCCACGCTGTGCTGGCGAGTGCGGACGAGGCCTGGGCCTGCTTCTGGCAGCCGCAGGAGGTCTGGTCGCCCCACTTCCTCAGCGGCCTGCTCTCCGGGGTCGGTGACGGCATCGGGGCGCATGCGGCGACGGTGGACCGCAGGGCGGGCAGGGGACGTCAGGCCCTCTGGCGTGCGGCCCTGCCCCCGGCCGGCACCCTGTTGTGGGACGCGCCCCGCGGACTGTCCGGCATGCTCTTCCCGACCGACCAGCTGCGCAAGGACGGCGGCGTGTTCCGCCCCGAGGCCGAGGACCAGTACGGCTGGGACCACCTGCTGCGCCACGAGGTGCCGAGCCGCTTCGTGCCGTTCGTCGCCGTGCGGGGGACCGATCTCGGCGCGCTGCCGCTCGAGCCGGGTCTGCAGAGCACGCACGAGCACGTGATCCGCGCCGAGCACATCCTCGACTGGCCGCTGGTCGAGCAGCAGGTCGCGGATCGCGTGGCGGGGCGGGTGTCGGTGCTGATCCCCGCGTTCCGCGACCGGGTGCTCGTCCGCTCCGCCGTCGACCACGTCCTGGCCCACTCGCCCTCCGACGTCGAGGTCGTGGTGGTCGACAACGGATCGGACCGCGAGCTCACGTCGGTGTTCGCGAGCACCTTCGCCGGCGACTCCCGCGTCCGGATCCGTCGGCTGCCGCGCAACACCAACTTCGGCACGGCCTCCAACTGCGCGTTCGCCCAGTCGACCGGTGAGATCGTGGTGTTCCTCAACAACGACACGGAGGCGCAGCCCGGCTGGCTGACGCCGCTCGTCGAGGCGCTGGACTCACCCGACGTGCTGGGCGTCCAGCCGTTGCTGCTGTACGGGGACGGCAGCGTGCAGTCGGCCGGGACGGTGTTCAACGGCCCCCACAGCATCCCCGGGCACCTCCTGGCCTCGCACCCCGTCGAGGACGTGAGCTCGCAGATCGACCTGCGCTTCCGCGCCGTCACCGCCGCGTGCATGGCGGTGCGCGCCGACGTGCTCGCTCCCACGCACGGCTTCGACCCGGTCTTCGCCAACGGCATGGAGGACATCGACCTGTGCCTGCGACTCGCCGACGCGCGCGGCGGGACCTTCCTGACCGTCCCCGAGTCGCGGGTGATCCACCTCGAGAGCAAGTCGCCGGGACGCTTCGCGAAGGTCGAGTCGAACCGGCTGCGGCTCCTCACCCGGTGGCAGGGTCGCCTGCCCGCTCCCGACACGTCGCAGTGGGAGCAGGCGGGGTTCGAGGTGCTCCGGGTGGCCGCGGGCCGCGGTCTGCCCCAGAGCCATCGCCGCACCTCGGTCACCCTGGTGCTGCGACGTCCGCCCGCCGTCGTCGGGTCGGGGCCCGCTGCGGGGCTGCCGAGCCTGCGCTGGGCGATCAAGAACCCCGCCCCGCGAAGCGCGCGGGGCAACCTGTGGGGTGACACCTTCTTCGCCGCCGACCTCGCTGCGGCCCTGCGCCACTGGGGACAGGAGGTCGTCGTCGACCGCCGCGAGGCCTTCCAGCGCCCCGGCACGGATGATCTCGACGACGTGACCCTGGCGCTGCGCGGCCGGGTCCCGGCGCCCCCGCAGCCGGGGGCGACCAACGTGACCTGGGTGATCAGCCACCCCGATGACGTGACGGCGGACGAGCTCAGGCAGGGCTACGACCTGGTCTACGCTGCCGGCGCCCCGTGGGCGCAGCAGATGACTGAGGCGTCGGGAGTCCTCGTCCGGCCGCTGCTGCAGGCGACGAATCCCTCCCGGTTCTCGCCCAGCGTGGGCGAGGCGGGCGGCGGCGGGGCGCTCTTTGTGGGCAACACGCGGGGGACGATGCGACAGATCGTGCAGGACGCGCTCGACGCCGACCTCCACCTGCGGCTGTATGGCCTGGGCTGGAGCAAGTTCATGGACGAGTCCATGGTGGCCGCGCCGTTCGTCGACAATGCCGTCCTCGCCCGCACCTACCGGTCGGCCGACGTGGTCCTCAATGACCACTGGGAGGACATGGGACGCCAGGGATTCTTCTCCAACCGGCTGTTCGACGCCGCTGCCGCCGGCGCCCGGGTGGTCTCCGACCGGGTGCCCGGGATGGCGGAGGTCTTCGGGAT
Above is a genomic segment from Aeromicrobium chenweiae containing:
- the meaB gene encoding methylmalonyl Co-A mutase-associated GTPase MeaB encodes the protein MVDVSELADDIRVGKRAAISRAITLVESSRGDHRGEARELLGLLTEPVHGSGGSGAIHVGISGVPGVGKSTFIEALGTHLIDEGHRVGVLAVDPSSVRTGGSVLGDKTRMARLSVSPDAFIRPSPSAGTLGGVARATSQAMTVLEAAGFDVILVETVGVGQSEITVAGMVDTFLFLTIARTGDQLQGIKKGILEIADVVAVNKADGDRAQEAEATSKELAGALRLVYAGGTGWVPPVLSCSALEGTGIDTVWSRIIRHREFLGTRGLREKRAQQQLDFTWALVRDELDQRLRTDPAVAAVREEIREAVLSGEMPAATAADRILEAYDS
- a CDS encoding transglutaminase-like domain-containing protein, with product MKRSVTAHLELYLHGEADLIFSIAVAEGSDCQETLEITSGGTPLQAHVVAGRHGTRLHRLTGRPGPMVIDYSADVLGQAAPAPVEELDIIEYRRPSRYCESDTLFATARSEFAGLQGKDLLDAVSSWVGDRLTYVPGASQPTDGAVATMLARRGVCRDYAHLVVALLRALDVPTRLASVYAPGLFPMDFHAVAEAYVEGSWHVVDATALAPRSSLVRIATGQDASETAFLSQHGAAVDLRWMAISAVVDELPRDDLSQLVPLR
- a CDS encoding NADPH-dependent F420 reductase, giving the protein MELRRPSPSGGARGAASECAGARGRSTHMTTIGLIGAGLIGSQIARSATAHGHDVVLSNSRGPETLTELVDELGPHARAATPAEAAAAGDIVVVTIPFKAIDSVPAEPLAGKTVIDTNNYYPQRDGQVAALDDESTTSSEMLQDRLPGAHVVKAFNHIAAADITEQAAPAGTPGRRALIVAGDDAGAKAAVSAFIDEIGFDVVDLGPLSEGWRIQPGTPGYGPRMTADELSEATASARRAHA
- a CDS encoding glycosyltransferase — protein: MNRSAGELQPLLDSRLFDPWYYALQTGRTVTPDEAARHYVDVGAAEGLLPNPLTDVDATCLGPDEVVAALLDGSARLFPIRPMLDDVALAAESTAVTDHPGGPVGCYLELAHAGAPVPQLGTLGWNRFVKLRQRQASVLARTVRSGLFDRDYYELQAGRPFGGDTAAIWHFLEEGESAGLSPNPLYERLWSRSEVKGQAPLAFSHFLRTGQVRGAAGPHFDGATHLEQHPEAADHPGGPLGHWLEHADDSTLTVPHPTSGVEPVELGTLRATMYRVAGELGAQEQLLRRPPTTVAHWWLNTVVPPAGDPDATVVIVSDGREWGDATPANLDRVLNQQHERWTLRVAVDAGRPVPASLAELRDLGRVVLVETSATSWAERVHAVLASADEAWACFWQPQEVWSPHFLSGLLSGVGDGIGAHAATVDRRAGRGRQALWRAALPPAGTLLWDAPRGLSGMLFPTDQLRKDGGVFRPEAEDQYGWDHLLRHEVPSRFVPFVAVRGTDLGALPLEPGLQSTHEHVIRAEHILDWPLVEQQVADRVAGRVSVLIPAFRDRVLVRSAVDHVLAHSPSDVEVVVVDNGSDRELTSVFASTFAGDSRVRIRRLPRNTNFGTASNCAFAQSTGEIVVFLNNDTEAQPGWLTPLVEALDSPDVLGVQPLLLYGDGSVQSAGTVFNGPHSIPGHLLASHPVEDVSSQIDLRFRAVTAACMAVRADVLAPTHGFDPVFANGMEDIDLCLRLADARGGTFLTVPESRVIHLESKSPGRFAKVESNRLRLLTRWQGRLPAPDTSQWEQAGFEVLRVAAGRGLPQSHRRTSVTLVLRRPPAVVGSGPAAGLPSLRWAIKNPAPRSARGNLWGDTFFAADLAAALRHWGQEVVVDRREAFQRPGTDDLDDVTLALRGRVPAPPQPGATNVTWVISHPDDVTADELRQGYDLVYAAGAPWAQQMTEASGVLVRPLLQATNPSRFSPSVGEAGGGGALFVGNTRGTMRQIVQDALDADLHLRLYGLGWSKFMDESMVAAPFVDNAVLARTYRSADVVLNDHWEDMGRQGFFSNRLFDAAAAGARVVSDRVPGMAEVFGISVQPYDSLDELRALASPDLHRWPSQEELDANAAVIASRHSFVERARVLLADVLDVRGVPHGLHDLGA